One Cellulomonas soli DNA window includes the following coding sequences:
- the rpsH gene encoding 30S ribosomal protein S8 yields the protein MTMTDPIADFLTRLRNANSAHHDQVTIPFSKLKSHIAEILQAEGYIAGWTVEDAPVGKNLIVTLKYGPNRERSLAGIKRVSKPGLRVYAKSTNLPKVLGGLGVAILSTSSGLLTDKQAAKKGVGGEVLAYVW from the coding sequence ATGACCATGACCGACCCGATCGCAGACTTCCTGACACGTCTGCGCAACGCGAACTCGGCGCACCACGACCAGGTGACGATCCCGTTCTCGAAGCTCAAGTCGCACATCGCGGAGATCCTCCAGGCAGAGGGTTACATCGCGGGCTGGACGGTGGAGGACGCCCCTGTGGGCAAGAACCTCATCGTCACGCTGAAGTACGGCCCCAACCGCGAGCGTTCGCTCGCCGGCATCAAGCGCGTGTCCAAGCCGGGCCTGCGCGTGTACGCCAAGTCGACCAACCTGCCGAAGGTTCTCGGCGGCCTGGGTGTGGCGATCCTGTCCACGTCCTCCGGCCTCCTGACCGACAAGCAGGCCGCCAAGAAGGGCGTGGGTGGGGAAGTCCTCGCCTACGTCTGGTAA
- a CDS encoding type Z 30S ribosomal protein S14: MAKTALINKAAAKPKFGVRAYTRCQRCGRPHSVYRKFGLCRICVREMAHRGELPGVTKSSW, translated from the coding sequence ATGGCGAAGACCGCCCTGATCAACAAGGCCGCGGCCAAGCCGAAGTTCGGTGTCCGCGCGTACACGCGGTGCCAGCGGTGCGGTCGTCCGCACTCGGTGTACCGCAAGTTCGGCCTGTGCCGTATCTGCGTGCGCGAGATGGCTCACCGCGGTGAGCTGCCCGGCGTGACCAAGAGCAGCTGGTAA